The Deltaproteobacteria bacterium genome has a segment encoding these proteins:
- a CDS encoding NTP transferase domain-containing protein: protein MKIYAIVQARMSSKRFPGKTLYKVQNKPLISFLLETLSKCRGLDDILLATSIDKSDDPILDYCEKKSVRHFRGSLDNVAERFKDIIEAENIDAFVRLSGDSPLLDPQIIEKAVALYRKNEYDIVTNVLNRSFPKGQSVEVVNAKTFLEAYSELKSNEDKEHVMPFFYRNKDKYNIFNIESDYDASTVQLSVDTDGDMRIFKLILNKMDRPHWQYNWKEVLELRDSAVSRIQ from the coding sequence ATGAAAATTTATGCAATAGTCCAGGCCAGGATGTCCTCAAAACGCTTTCCCGGTAAGACGCTATACAAAGTTCAAAACAAACCTTTGATTTCCTTTTTACTTGAAACCCTATCAAAATGTCGTGGTCTGGATGATATACTACTAGCTACGTCTATCGATAAGAGTGATGATCCGATATTGGATTACTGTGAAAAAAAGAGTGTAAGACATTTTAGAGGTTCTCTGGATAATGTTGCTGAAAGGTTCAAGGATATTATCGAGGCTGAAAACATTGATGCATTCGTTAGATTGTCGGGTGACAGTCCGCTTCTTGATCCTCAGATTATTGAAAAGGCCGTCGCTCTTTATCGTAAAAACGAATATGATATTGTTACAAATGTTTTGAACCGCTCTTTTCCCAAGGGTCAAAGCGTTGAAGTAGTAAATGCAAAGACTTTTTTAGAAGCATACAGTGAATTGAAAAGCAATGAGGATAAAGAGCATGTAATGCCTTTTTTTTATAGAAACAAGGATAAATATAACATCTTCAATATTGAATCGGATTATGATGCGTCTACAGTGCAACTTTCAGTGGATACCGATGGGGACATGAGAATCTTTAAATTGATATTAAATAAGATGGATCGTCCTCATTGGCAATATAACTGGAAAGAAGTATTGGAATTAAGGGATAGTGCTGTCAGTAGAATACAATGA
- a CDS encoding glycosyltransferase family 2 protein, which yields MKIAVFSVVYPGLEKYLPDFFNSLSNQTDVGFELFLINDGLEGLGGSLGKLPFPVRVKDSKDSPSALRKRGINWLMNEGIEAVVFADADDYFSENRVEIVKRLLLKNNLVYNELILFGEQLHSPLPMLTNFYKENEEITAKDLVSYNCLGLSNTSIRLDKIPEKIMEIPDNQIAFDWDFFSLILHSGISAFFTGKAKTWYRQHEKNIASPSSLKDEQILRGIHIKRDHYCLMSQWYEEYNDLEKEFRKLLTRLKTDDLMKKKYCNAVRKQFSHIQRWWEPMKLIDELIW from the coding sequence ATGAAGATTGCTGTTTTTAGTGTCGTATATCCTGGTCTTGAAAAATATCTGCCAGATTTTTTTAATTCATTGTCTAATCAAACTGATGTTGGCTTTGAATTGTTTCTGATTAATGATGGCCTTGAAGGATTAGGAGGTTCTTTAGGAAAATTACCTTTCCCAGTGAGAGTAAAAGATTCAAAAGATTCACCTTCTGCTTTGAGAAAAAGGGGGATTAACTGGTTGATGAACGAAGGAATAGAAGCTGTTGTTTTCGCAGATGCTGATGATTATTTCTCTGAGAATAGAGTTGAAATAGTTAAAAGATTACTTTTAAAAAATAATTTGGTATATAATGAATTGATTTTATTCGGAGAGCAGCTTCATTCTCCTCTTCCGATGTTGACAAACTTTTATAAAGAGAATGAGGAAATTACTGCTAAAGATCTGGTTAGTTATAACTGCCTTGGATTGTCAAATACCTCAATCCGTCTCGATAAAATTCCTGAAAAGATAATGGAAATTCCAGATAATCAAATAGCTTTTGACTGGGATTTTTTTTCGTTGATATTACATTCAGGTATTAGCGCCTTTTTTACCGGTAAAGCTAAAACATGGTACAGGCAGCACGAAAAGAACATAGCTTCGCCTTCTTCATTGAAGGACGAGCAAATATTAAGGGGTATTCATATAAAACGAGACCACTATTGTCTTATGAGTCAGTGGTATGAAGAATACAATGATCTTGAAAAAGAGTTTAGAAAACTATTAACAAGGTTAAAAACTGATGACCTGATGAAGAAAAAATATTGTAATGCTGTGCGAAAACAGTTCTCACACATTCAACGATGGTGGGAGCCTATGAAACTAATAGATGAATTAATATGGTAA
- a CDS encoding nitroreductase family protein has protein sequence MKLQKLIQKNRSCRRFHQSVKIDQVTLVSFINLARLSASAANLQPLKYILSWSTEKNDLIFPNLGWAGYLKDWSGPIEGERPSAYIMILGDKSVSRSFDIDCGIAAQSILLGATEAGLGGCIIATLQQDNLMTVLGIPDIYDILIVIALGKPKEVIQIDPLGLDGDIKYWRDKKGKHHVPKRSLKDIIID, from the coding sequence ATGAAACTGCAAAAACTGATTCAAAAAAACAGGAGCTGTCGGAGATTTCATCAAAGCGTCAAGATTGATCAAGTTACACTCGTAAGCTTTATAAACCTTGCCAGGCTTTCCGCATCAGCAGCAAACTTGCAGCCATTAAAGTACATTCTCTCCTGGAGTACTGAAAAAAACGATCTTATTTTTCCCAACTTAGGTTGGGCAGGATATCTTAAAGATTGGTCGGGACCAATTGAGGGTGAAAGACCATCAGCATATATCATGATTCTTGGTGATAAAAGTGTTAGTAGGTCATTTGATATTGATTGTGGAATTGCAGCCCAAAGTATCCTCCTCGGTGCGACAGAAGCTGGGCTTGGTGGCTGCATTATTGCGACCCTTCAACAGGATAACTTGATGACAGTATTAGGCATCCCAGATATTTATGACATACTCATTGTTATTGCTTTGGGAAAACCGAAAGAAGTTATCCAAATTGATCCATTAGGATTAGACGGTGATATAAAGTATTGGCGCGACAAAAAAGGCAAACACCATGTGCCCAAGCGTTCCTTGAAAGACATTATTATTGATTAG
- a CDS encoding N-acetylneuraminate synthase family protein, with protein MVKIKNKTINSYSIPYVIAEIGANHNGDMDLARQMIDDAKACGCDAVKFQSWSPDSLVSKEEYDRNQKYNDSQKKHFGSLREMIEKYYLRPEQHKELKEYCDNIEIEFCSTPFSKEEVDLLEEIDVSFYKIASMDINNLLLLEYIARKNKPVILSTGMSTLAEIETAVKTVENVGNKQIVLLHCIAIYPPAYEDINLKNIPMLKQAFPYPVGFSDHTIGTSIPLAAVALGACIIEKHFTIDKHLPGWDHEISADPEEMATIIKESKNISKALGIDQRVVSRAEEEKKLKFRRSAVASKNLKQGHVLVAEDIIFKRPGTGIKPDEVQYLIGRKLAHDISADELIQWNDLL; from the coding sequence ATGGTAAAAATAAAAAATAAAACAATTAATAGCTATAGTATACCATATGTTATTGCCGAGATAGGGGCTAATCATAATGGAGATATGGATCTTGCCAGGCAAATGATCGATGATGCAAAGGCCTGTGGTTGTGATGCCGTGAAATTTCAATCATGGAGTCCTGATTCACTTGTTTCGAAAGAAGAATATGATAGGAATCAGAAATATAATGACTCACAAAAAAAACATTTTGGATCATTAAGGGAGATGATTGAAAAATATTATCTTCGCCCAGAACAGCATAAAGAATTAAAAGAATACTGCGATAATATAGAAATTGAATTTTGTTCAACCCCTTTTTCAAAGGAAGAAGTCGATTTGCTTGAAGAAATAGATGTCTCTTTTTATAAAATTGCCTCTATGGATATTAATAACCTTCTACTGCTGGAATATATAGCCCGTAAAAACAAGCCGGTCATACTTTCCACTGGAATGTCTACATTGGCGGAGATTGAAACTGCTGTGAAGACTGTCGAAAATGTAGGGAATAAACAAATAGTTCTTCTCCACTGTATTGCTATCTATCCCCCCGCTTATGAAGACATTAATCTCAAGAATATCCCTATGCTTAAGCAGGCATTCCCTTATCCAGTCGGCTTCTCTGATCATACGATAGGAACATCCATACCTTTGGCAGCGGTAGCTTTAGGCGCCTGTATTATTGAGAAGCACTTTACGATTGATAAACATTTGCCCGGATGGGACCATGAAATATCGGCAGATCCTGAAGAAATGGCAACCATAATTAAGGAATCAAAAAACATATCTAAAGCTCTTGGTATTGATCAAAGAGTTGTTAGTAGAGCGGAAGAAGAGAAGAAGTTAAAGTTTAGACGCAGTGCTGTTGCCAGTAAAAATCTGAAACAAGGGCATGTATTGGTTGCTGAAGATATCATTTTCAAAAGACCTGGAACAGGAATTAAACCGGATGAGGTACAGTACCTTATTGGCAGAAAGTTAGCTCATGACATATCAGCAGATGAACTTATTCAGTGGAATGATTTACTGTAA
- a CDS encoding NeuD/PglB/VioB family sugar acetyltransferase codes for MKPNIILIGGGGHCVSCIDVIEEEQKYSIAGIVDLPEKLGKKINTYEIVGSDADLPSLVKVNQYFFISLGQIKSPERRVMLFEKVKKLGAKLPAIISPKAYVSKRANIGEGTIIMPGAIVNASTEVGKNCIINTSSLIEHNAIVEDHCHISTGAIINGGTIVRTKTFVGSNSVTKENIEIGCNSIIACGLRIMNNLPENSIIKRNLENSRST; via the coding sequence ATGAAACCGAATATTATATTGATTGGCGGAGGTGGGCACTGTGTTTCCTGCATTGATGTCATTGAAGAAGAACAGAAATATTCAATTGCAGGTATCGTTGATTTGCCAGAGAAATTAGGAAAAAAGATTAATACTTACGAAATCGTTGGAAGTGATGCTGATTTACCTAGTCTAGTCAAAGTTAATCAATATTTTTTTATTTCGCTTGGACAAATTAAATCACCCGAAAGAAGAGTAATGCTATTTGAAAAAGTAAAAAAACTTGGCGCTAAACTTCCAGCAATAATATCGCCTAAGGCATACGTTTCAAAAAGAGCGAATATTGGTGAAGGGACAATTATAATGCCTGGGGCAATTGTAAATGCATCTACAGAAGTTGGAAAGAACTGTATTATCAATACATCGTCATTGATAGAACATAATGCCATTGTTGAAGATCATTGTCACATTTCAACAGGTGCAATAATTAATGGTGGCACAATTGTAAGAACTAAGACATTTGTGGGTAGTAATTCTGTTACGAAAGAAAATATTGAGATTGGTTGCAACTCAATCATTGCTTGCGGACTTAGGATAATGAATAATCTTCCAGAAAACTCTATAATAAAAAGAAATTTAGAAAATTCTAGGTCCACGTAA
- a CDS encoding sugar phosphate nucleotidyltransferase, protein MNSIQDYLIPTTFSIKETLKRMDLLLANTVFVEDNDQLVGSVSNGDIRRTLLKEVSLKTPVSKIMNGSPIYVEEDCDESAIKEIFMEKKISAIPMLNQKGKVVKIIFKDDLFEGGHEIYNKIDLPVVIMTGGKGTRLDPFTRILPKALIPIDDKPVIDIIMNEYAKYGMYNFILSLNHKSAMIKAYFQECENAYKIDFIQETHPLGTAGALRLLRNRISSPFFVSNCDIIVKADYTGLYQFHADGGFALTIIASMQHYTIPYGICELDEGGTLEAISEKPEYDFLVNTGMYILNPETIDLIPEDKMFHMTDLINSLKRNNYKIGVYPVSEKSWIDIGQWGKYKESADRLNHALKDLT, encoded by the coding sequence ATGAACAGCATTCAGGATTATCTTATTCCCACAACTTTTTCCATTAAAGAGACCTTAAAAAGAATGGATCTGTTGTTGGCTAATACCGTATTTGTTGAAGACAATGATCAACTTGTGGGATCAGTGTCAAATGGTGATATACGGCGGACATTATTAAAAGAAGTAAGCCTAAAGACTCCTGTATCAAAGATAATGAATGGAAGTCCGATATATGTAGAAGAGGACTGCGATGAATCTGCCATCAAAGAAATATTTATGGAGAAGAAGATTTCAGCAATTCCTATGCTAAACCAAAAGGGGAAAGTCGTTAAAATCATATTTAAGGATGATCTGTTTGAGGGGGGCCATGAAATATACAATAAAATAGATTTGCCGGTTGTTATAATGACTGGCGGTAAAGGAACAAGGTTGGATCCTTTTACACGCATCCTTCCTAAAGCGCTTATCCCTATTGATGATAAACCGGTTATAGATATAATCATGAATGAATATGCCAAGTATGGAATGTACAACTTCATTCTTTCTCTAAATCATAAATCAGCAATGATTAAAGCTTATTTCCAGGAATGTGAAAACGCTTATAAAATTGACTTTATTCAGGAAACTCATCCGCTGGGAACTGCGGGAGCTTTACGATTATTGAGGAATAGAATAAGTTCACCCTTTTTCGTTTCTAATTGTGACATTATAGTTAAGGCCGATTATACCGGACTTTATCAGTTTCATGCTGATGGAGGCTTTGCATTGACTATTATTGCATCAATGCAACATTATACAATCCCTTATGGCATATGTGAACTTGATGAAGGTGGAACACTGGAAGCTATTTCAGAGAAACCTGAATATGATTTTCTCGTTAATACAGGCATGTATATTTTAAATCCAGAAACAATAGATCTTATACCGGAAGATAAAATGTTCCATATGACAGATTTAATCAATAGTTTAAAAAGAAATAACTATAAAATAGGCGTATACCCTGTATCTGAAAAATCATGGATTGATATCGGGCAGTGGGGAAAGTACAAGGAATCTGCTGACAGATTAAACCATGCGCTCAAGGATTTAACATGA